The genomic region TGACTCTTACTGAATACAGAAAAATTCTGAGGATATGCTCCTATTGACACAAAAGTACTTGAGTTGACAAGCAAATAGACTTGGAATTTGTTTTCCCCAATGCTGCACAGTTCAAGCAATATAGAAGGTCTACATCTGATGGGAGAAATGGACTGAAATCATAAGAAAGTGAAGTGTCCTGATCAATAACCTTGCATTCCATGTCTCCAAGCTGAACCTTCTAAAGACTGATTTGGCCAAGATTCTAACACCTTGGAGCTTGAGGAGTTCCTCCCTCCCGCctgaaatttcaaataaagaaaagttacCTATCAGACTAGGAATCTGATTAAAGAAAACTCGTCCTTGGTTTCCACTAGAAAAATACTTTTCACATACAAAAACCATGCCTTTCCTCTGCTATGCTCTTGTATTCCAGAACAGAAGATTTACATACGATCAGAATGAAGAGGCCAAATAACATAGGAAACAGTCACTCCATCATTAACCCAGAACTAGAACTTTCAGCCTTTGATTGAAATTCTGAATTGCAGAAGATTATACCATATGGGACTTTTCAGCTTCAGTTCAAGAGTTCCGGCTTAGAAGTCATATTTCAGAGCTATTCAGACGAAAACTAACCTTTTCAAATTTTCCTGAACTTCTTAACCGATAATACAAGCATAAAAAATGAACTAAAACGTCACATATGAACTAAAGCATGTCCAATCAGCAgaatcaaatatataaaaaggaGAAGCAAGAAAGGAAGAGTTCTAAACGTGGATGACAGCAAGAAACGATATCCATAGCAACTGCAGCCACCAGCATGAGACAGTGTATATACCATGGATGGAGGTGGAAAAATGGAACTGAAAATCCCTTTCGacgttgatgatgatgactcCTTGGAGCCAAACAGATCAGCAGtgaaggaggaagaagaaccAACTTGCCTCTTACtctccattttccttttcttgtttGTCAAACAAACCGCAGAAGAACTGAATTCCCAAGTAAGAACTAATCAAATTCTGTGTACAGACACCTTATAGGAAAGACCACCCTAgttggaaaaataaagaaaaaccagATAAGATTTGCAGAGAAGATACAAAGGGAAAACAGAAGTGCACGTGAAGATCACAGTATATGGGGAAGATGTATATCAAACTGTCTCAGTAACcatctaatatatataaaaaaaagctaaACAAGACGCCATTTGCAGGTGCAGCCCATGTgccccatcatcatcatcaaaaaggtaTTCTATGACTATATTTTATGGTaaacttttctctctttctgtctttccttttttttttctctctcttttccttttaaaatcaaagattCAAAGGAATTTTTCTCTGCAACTTCCTTTCATTCACATTTGGTTCTCTGCATATAATATCAATCTCACTTTTTTCTCAACTAAACATAACGGATAAGTGCCACGAGGGGTCCACTTGTCATCCCAAGTGGCGTACCATTGACTGCCATCTGTCCTCTAATGGATAAATGCACCCTCTCTTGGCTCTGTAGggtcataataaaaaaaaggaaaaaaacgcCTTCAAGTTCACTATATCTTGaccttttcctttccttggCTAATGACCCTCCATGGGAATGATTTTCTTTAGATATAGCTTCAAGGGGGTTTGAGTGAAAGAGAGATTTGGAGAAATCTCTATTCCCTTTGATCCCACAAGAAGATAACTAGATAAGGTTGTTTCCCCACTCAAACCTTTATCTATATGTGCCCCTAACAGTTGAACCtaattatgttttttaaaTACCATAGTTGATACTAAAATACCATAAATGATACCATTTAGATACCTGAAGCTACCTAACTGATCAATTCGTTTGTATTTTGTCATGGAGAAGATACTAAATGCATGACCAAATACCCTTTACTGATCTCTTCTGCTTTCCCTTTTTTGCTGTCTATCACTCAACGGTCAATGGTTCGGTTTTTCCAGCAAGAATAGTAAACCACCCTCCTATCCCACATTTAAACTTGCCCGAATTCCCATAGCTTTTTCCCAGGAATCGGTTTCTAATCGGGGTTTGATCATGTGAGGCAGGGTTCCAATTccatatattaattataagcaACTAGCATCTTGTTTAAGGGCAAAAGTAAATCAGTACTGTTGTTAGTCTCAAAATGTGAATCAATCATTGAGATAAAGTTGAAGTGTCAGCTCACTCAATTGGATAGTGCTAGTTGACCACGTTTTCCTGGCAAATAATCCTAGTAGTTGTGGCCATTTTCTCATGATTTCGCCTTGGAAAGTATGGCTAAGAGTGCATGCTGTGATTTTGTTTGATAATAAGAGCTTGAAATCTTAGGTCTCATCATGCTGAAAAGGATCATTACCCCATTTGTACTCTCTCCTTACTTGTTTTTAACCCCATATTTTTTAAGCTACATGAATTTTACTCGGAGTCCATGGAATACATGCATATCAAATTTGTGAAGACAATGATGAGTGAGACAAGTTGGCATGTCAagatgttatgaaaattgatCCTATAAGTTCACCAAGATCGGCATCTCTTGTTTGGGAATCCATGATACTAGTGTTAATTACTACTTAATTAGTAGCTTGAAACGTACTACTTCTGTTTTTGCTTGTAGAGTTTAAAATAATAGTTTCAGAATCCTAAAccttcctttttctctatctctttttctgatttttttttctaaaagcAAGGTCCATAGCAGAAATGAATCTATGTACAGAGAACTGACTACAATACATGGTCAAATTTGGGAAACTTTCACATTCTCTGGATATGCCGATTaatgaacataaaaaaataataataataacctATAGTTCAGGTATTGAAAAGGAAAGGTAGAAGAACGTGAGCGGCAGGATTCGAACCTGCGCGGGCGAAGCCCACATGATTTCTAGTCATGCCCGATAACCACTCCGGCACGCCCACTTTGCTGCTGCATGGGTCCTCAATTACATTTCTTTTGAGACGAATAATGAATGTGGCAATCACACAGATTATATTcctttttatctatttattttaCAGCAATACAAGGATTTTACGGCCATTGGCTGTGTGATGAGATGCCGAAAAGGCATCATGGTTAAGGCAATATGCTAGGATAAAGGTGGTCAAAGAAAGAGCCAATAACAAGCAATCTTATCTATATATTATCTTCCATGTGCATCCTCCCTTAAATCATGGACAAAATTAGACAGTGCATCATGCTTcaagaatctatcaaaactaCAGTTCTAAGTTGAAAGAACTCCTCAATGTGACTAACAAAATGTGGACTGTTCAAGCTCTGAACAGGAAAATCATATATCTGCCATATAGGTTCTCCAATGGAATTGCTCATTCCTGCTTCCTCTTCCAAAAACATTGCTGTCTTATCCTGTCAGTTTCTGTCACCCCTATGTGACTCAGATCAATCATTTGAACCCTGAAACCAATGAAGTTTAAATTAAAGGAGGAAATAGTTTGATAAAGCAAATGAGCACAATTCACTCTTATGCAAGTTTTGATCTATCAGTTTATTGCATTCATGGATTCAAAAAACTGCATTACTAGGTCTTTTCCATAAGCTTGATTGCATCAAGTAAGCAATTAATAACATTCAACTAACAAACCCATAAATGAAACATCACATGTTTTGGTTCTTACAAAAACAGATATAGATCAAGATAATCCATGAAAATTAATGCAGCCAAAAACTAAGACAGAGTCATTACAACAGAATGATGAGCCTAATAATACATTTAAGTACACATGACGCACTTGTTCCACAGAGATGATGGGTGATGCCAAACTGATAGTTTCAAGTTGATAGTTTCACAGCTGACTTGGTGTAATTAGGTGCTGTTTAAATCCATGGACAAGTTCTTGGATATATAACCCTGTTGTCAATGAAGAACCAAATTAGACTAAAAGAATGTTAATTCCTTGTCACTAGTTATTGTTATAATTCTTTAccaaaaaaatagaaagaaaaataaaattgaaagagCAAAGGTCACTAGCAAACCTCAGTATTTGCCAAAAATTTCTTCCGGAGGATCATAAGCATGTTTCTCTGGAAAGAGCTCCTCAAAATCTTTCTTGACCTTGTTCCTTAAAAGAGGGTGAGGCAGAAGCCCCTTCAACAAAATCCTAAATGGCAACTCCTCAGGTGGATCTGGAGACTTTATCATGTCCTCGTATATGTTCATTGCATCAGCAGGAGATCCATCCCTCAAGAAGCCCCTAATGATCTCAGTGTATGTCTGAGAATCAGGGAACAGCTCTTCCTTTCTCATATATTCCCATAACTTCATTGCTTCATCCATTTTCTTGAATCTCGCTAATGCAATAATTAAGTCCTTATACAAGTAGACATCAGGCTTATACCAGTCTTGCTTTTGTATCACCTGGAAAACCTGAATATTCAACAAGATACAAATATCAAGCAGAAGATATTATAACTCAGAAGACCTTATCTACTTCATTAACGGCTAAAGCTTATTATATATAACACTAAAAGACCCATACGTTAGAGCTCtctaaaaaatatcattttaatgCACAAAGCTGACTAATTCTCTTTTATCACTAGTAATACAAAAACCCATCAAGATTCTCAAGCTAACTACCGAGAAATCAATGCCCTCCAAAAACTAACATTTTTTCAAGCATTTgatcaaacaaaacaaaagcaattTCATTTCACTCTTTAACTCAATCAAGAACACAGAAACCTAAAGATTAAGAACAACCCAATTGAGTAAACatcaaaaagaattaatagaGTGAAAATGCGAGTACCTTTACCGCGAGAGAAGTCTCCTCTTGGCGTTCAAGCTCTGTAAGAACCGCAATCAATTCCATTTTCAATAGCCTTAAAACATGCGTTTTGATAAATTTCTGAAGTTTGTCATCATCATCCTTAAATCTCTTTAAACCCAATATTACAAAAAGTGCTTCTTTGCCAATCAGCTTTTTGCCTTTCCAAAGGGGACCCCTCGGCCTCCCATCATGATATTGCTTCAACCCTGAGATAGGTATATGGGAATTTGATTGTACATGTGGGATTCGAGGGTTTACCGGAAATGGGGACCTTGTTATGGGGCTTTTTGCGAGGTTCTGAAGGAGGATTGAAGTTAAAATTGGGCGCTTCGACTTTAAAAAGACGCGAATTGCCATTAGAGCCGGAAGAACTCGAGAATGAGAAGGGTTTTGGTGGAGAAAAATGCTTCCAAGTCCAAGCAAGTGAGAAACGATGCGTTTCACATAGGGcattcaaatatgtatattaataattaaaaaatattaatatttaaattacaaaaaataatatttaaatgttaatatataaattattttttttataaatccACTTTTAATTTGGAGTCTTCTAATTTCACTCTCTATAAAATTGGAAATAGTTTTCAAATactaatatataaattactttttaataaatttgctttaatttgaaattttttaacttcactttttataaaattatgaattcattaatatcattaattatataaaactctaattaattaagtaatataACATGTAAAAACTCATGACATCACTTATCTTAATATGAGTTCGCCCCTTGTGTATATCGTAGCAATAAGTATATTATACATGTTGTTGGTCAAGTAATTCATTTCCTATTGTATAAAGAATAATATTTGATGATTACATTCTTCGTAGTCTGAGTGTTCTTTAGTAATACAAGGTTTAATATCAGTAACAAGAATACAATCTGTGTTCTATTAGTCACTTGAGTTCCCTGCTGGTTAATGAATCCCAGATGTTAGTCAGAGCTGAAATGGTTCCAACCTTTGTCTTTGAAGCATCTCAAATTTGTCAAAGAAACATCTTATCTATCTATCAGGGCTCCATGATACTACATAAAGATCAACTTGGGTAGAAGGTTCCCCAGGATTTGGGACTTGAATGTGAAATTCATAAAGGAATCATTATTACAAGGCATTGGAGATCGTCATGATGACAAGCTGACAAGAACTGAGATCAAACATTTGATCTAAAACCGGGATTATGTATGTACAACAATTGGACTTCTCACAATATGGGTGCCATCCGACCAGATCAATGTTGTAGACAAGAGAGAATGGCTTTTTAAATCTCCTCCACTAACAGTCACCTTAAAAGATTTCGTCTCGTTCAATGCCTTAAAGGAGAGAATTTCAGGAACCACTTTAACTTCAAGTTTTGGGTTTGGGGAGACTTCTGCCTTGTAAGTAGAGTTCGCAAGACCAACATTTTCTACTGTTCTATGGAAGGTAACTGTGAAAGACTTGTTAGTTGGAACTGAAGCTGTCGGTGAAGGATAATTCAGATCCTTAGGTGGTACATTTTCAGAACGTTTAGGACAAGAGCTGTTTCCTCCTGATACTAGTTTGACATTATCTGGACTATATCCCAAGCTGCACATCAATTTTATGTAGTCTTCCTTAAAAGCTTCATATACAAGTCCAGGATGAATGGCTTTAACGGGGTTGATATGTCCAGCACCATAAGCAATTTCACCATCTGGGTTCTTGGATTTATCCATTGGCCAGGCTACCAGCAAAggaaaatatatgaaaattcgTTTCCGCAGCAGTCACTTGTGAATGTTCAAATAAAgaattatttgattaattccCTTACAGCCAAATCCAGTCTTTAACTCTTTTTTGACTGTAATAATGCAACACCCTCCTTGAACCATATCAAATCATTCCCCTGCTTCCTCTTAGTAGTCATAGTTTCCTGGAATTACTATATTTTCATAGGATAAGTACACACTGGAACATTTTATTCCAATATAGACCAGTCAGATTTTTATGTAACAGCAAGCAATGAAACAAAAGAGTGAAGAGCAGCCAGCAGGTGTGAAATAAAGACATAAATTAGTTACAAAGCTATGAAAAATCCATTTAAAGCTCCTTTGTTAATGACAAATCATGGGTTTTGATATATTCTTTATTTGGTATTCTTGTTAATGACAACTCATTTTTGGCTTACCAAAAGCTTTGTAGTTGAAGATGCTGCCAGAATGGCTGCAAACTTAAAATGCAATAAGGAACACTGCCAAACTAGTTTCGATCACCTTAGCATTAACCCCAATGCAAAAGTAGCTTAAATGGACTAGCATCCAAATCTTGACCTAAAACTAAAACGCCCAACTAGTTTCAGATTCCAAGACAATTAGA from Theobroma cacao cultivar B97-61/B2 chromosome 9, Criollo_cocoa_genome_V2, whole genome shotgun sequence harbors:
- the LOC18590605 gene encoding pentatricopeptide repeat-containing protein At3g46870; translated protein: MAIRVFLKSKRPILTSILLQNLAKSPITRSPFPVNPRIPHVQSNSHIPISGLKQYHDGRPRGPLWKGKKLIGKEALFVILGLKRFKDDDDKLQKFIKTHVLRLLKMELIAVLTELERQEETSLAVKVFQVIQKQDWYKPDVYLYKDLIIALARFKKMDEAMKLWEYMRKEELFPDSQTYTEIIRGFLRDGSPADAMNIYEDMIKSPDPPEELPFRILLKGLLPHPLLRNKVKKDFEELFPEKHAYDPPEEIFGKY